Within Kiloniellales bacterium, the genomic segment ACCCCACGGGCCTTCTCGCAGCTCGGAGCTTCATTTTCGACGGCCGCTCTCTTCGCGAGACCGACTATTTACAAAGGACACCAACGTTTCTGGAACGCACGGCGAATTTCATTGCGCGTAACGAGGAGAAGATCGTCGTCGGAGTCCGTGTAGGAATTGCGGCGGGGGCGCTTTTGGCGGACCTCTTGACGGTACCCTCCGGTGAAGGGCTCGCCGGTGCGGCCGCTGCGCGCAGCCTCGGCCGCAGACTTATCGATTGGCTCTTGGGCAAGGACCAAGTCATCTATAACAATGGTTGGCAAACCCGAGATGGACGTTTTGCCAGCCCACGGAGCTCTGGCCAAACGACATACCAGTTTGCGGAGCGACTTCCATGGGACTCTATCGCTCAGAAGCCTGGATGGTCAGTTATCCGTGGTAGGGTCTATGCGCGAAACAGCGCGGGAGATATTAGGATCTATGATGGAGTGGCGGTCAGCCCGAGGGGGCGAGTCATAGGTCTTGAGATCAAGACGGGTCTGTCCCGGAACTCCCGGCAACTCGGCTTCGATAGAGGAATCAACACGCAGAATCCCGCATCTGCTTTTGGAGAGAACACCGGCCTTGTCATAGGTCGAGCATTCCATATCAAGTTATAGGGAGGTGCGATGGGGCAAGATCTGGATGTAAGGCCGTGTGTTCTCGAGATGTTGAACGACAACGTGGATCGGGTGCTCTTGCCGCAGGGATTCCGCCGACCCAATCGATCGAAGTCGTACGATCGTGAGATCGGCGCGACGACACAGGGAATCAACATTCTGGTGGAGAAGCGGCCGCGCTACTATCCCGGCGCCGTGGCGCATATCCGCCCGTGGGTTTCCGTGTCCATGAAGACTGTCGGCCGGATTGCCAAGGACCTGGTCGACGACAACTTGGACCTTCTGGGCGGCAGCGCAGAGATCGTCGTCAACCAGCCGATCGAGCTGGTCGCACCGAAAGATAGACACGAGGAGTGGTATGCCTTCTCCGGCGAGGACTTCGCGGAGATCGGCGCGGGGGTCGCGGCCTTCATCGGCACCTGGATCCTGCCGTTCCTGGAAGACTACCGGGAGCCGGCGGATTTGATCAGGGGCGCGGCACGTCAGGACGACCGGCTGATCCGGCAGAAGCACTTCTGGATATTCGTGATGGCCGCGCACATCGAGCTTGGCGAAGCGGAGGCGGCGAAGCGATTGCTTGCCGAGCACTTTTCCGGCTTGGGGCTGAGGCGCCGCTTCGCGCCGGTCTACGCCTATTTCGGCGAGAAGGCTTTCGATTGACGGCCTCGAGGCCTTTGACGTCTGGCCCGAGAGGTCTGGTCCGGCGAGACTGAAGGGCGGCGGAGGACAGCGAGATGATGAGCTCAAAGGCACTGCGCGCGGGACTGTCGTGCGTCTCGATGGTCGCGGCTCTGGTTCTCGGGCTCGGCGCCTGTGTCGGCCCCCGCGAGGCCAATCCTTCCGGCCTGTACTTGAGCTAAGACGGCGCCGAACGCATCTTGGTCGAGGCCTCCCGGCGCATTCGCTTTCAGATCCGCCTGGATGAGGCCGATTCCGATCGGCTGACGGATCGGGAGTACCAGAAGTACTCGATTTGGCCGAAGAGCAGAAGGCTGGTCCCCTACCCGATGAGATCTGCGGGAGCTTTTGGGATCGGCAAGTTCAAATGGCTGTGGAAAGACGGCAGGATCGCCAAGACCGACGACAAGACCGGGGAGGTCATCACTTGGTTCGAGTGGCAAGGCTAGAGCGGGATGATTTGAAGTCGAATCGACTTCAAATCTGAATCCCGCTCTACTTCAACAGATCAGAGCACGATTCAGATATGAGGTTGCTTCAACCTCATATCATCGTGCTCTAGCGCCGGGCCCGGTCGCGCGCCTGGGCGCAGGTCTCCCGTCGGACGCGAAGCTCGAAGGAACGGCGAGGGCGGATGTCGGCCGGGGCGAGGGCGGAAACCTCTGGGCCGAGACGGCGCGGCGCGGCTGCGGGCGCCCGGCTCCGCCCTCTTCCCGGCGCGTCCGGCGCGCGGCGCTCCGGCCCGGGCCGCGCGGGATTTGACCCGGATCAAGGCGCGTCCGGCGCGGCGCGGGCAGGCTGGCGCTCACCTCAGGATGCCAGATATGGGAGCGCCCGATGGTCGAGAAGTCCCACACCGCCGGTTGGTGGCCGAACCTCTATGAACCGCTGCGCAGCATGGGCCAGAAGCTGGCCGAGTGGTTCGCGCCGAGGTCCGACGCCTCGGCCGTGGACGACTATTACGAGGTCAACGTCGAGCTGCCCGGGGTCAAGGCCGGCGACGTCGACGTCTCGGTCCACGACAACAACCTGGTGGTCCGCGGCGAGAAGCGCTTCGAGCACAGCGAGACCGGCCGCACCTACTTCTTCTCCGAGCGCGAGTACGGCGCCTTCCAGCGCAGCTTCCGCCTGCCCCCGGACGCCGACGCCGAGAAGATCGACGCCGAGTTCAGGGACGGCGTGCTCCGCCTGAGGATCGCCAAGCGCAGCGCCACACAGGTGGCCGGCAAGAAGATCGAGGTGCGCCAGGCCTGAGGCGCCCCGCGCGACGCGGGGGTCGGGCAGCCTAGAGCCCCGGCCCGCGCCGCTGCGATGGCATGAGGCCCCAGTATCCGCAATGCAACTGTGTCGAAATGAAAACATCGGCACGGCTGCGCTTGACTTCTCAAAGGTTTTGACTCAGGACATCTTGCGTCGCAACGGCGTCTTGATCCCGACCCGATTTGTATTGGGGGGAATCGGGGGCCGTCTTACGCCAACTTTACTTGCGAGTTCGAGATGAAAATCCTTCCCGTCCTGGCCTTGCTTCTGGCCATGCCCCTGTTATCCGGCTGCGCGATCTTCGGCGTCGCCGCGGTCGGCACCGCGGTCGCGGAGGGCGCCACCGCCGACGACGACCCCGATGCCTCGAACGGCATCGTCGCCCGGCAATGGCAGGCCGCCTGCGCCGCGGTCGACGGCACCGTCGACCCCAAGAGCGGCGACTGCAACGGCGACCTCTTCGCCTACTTCTTCGGCGGCGAGAAGCCCGAGCCGGCCGAGCCGCAGCCAGAGCCGGCCCAGTACCAGCCGCAGCCGCCGCAGGCCCAGCCGCAGCCCGTCGAGGCCCAGCCGGTCCAGTAGGGCCGGCCGGCCGAAACACCGGCGCCGCCGCAGGCCCCCGCCGCCGGTGAGCGCCCTGAACGCTCAGACCGGCGGGGCGGCCATCGCCGGCTACACGGTGCCGGCGGCCGCCGGCCGGTTGCTCCCGGCCGCCTCAACCTAGCGAAGCGATGTCGTAGAGCCCTGGTTGCGCATGCTTCTCTGTCCGTGGCTTTCCATCGCGAGACCTACCGATTCTGGTAGCTGTGTTTTTCCGGGGTTCGTCTAGACTGATCCGAGTTGTGATCACCCTGCCAGAGAGGAGCGATCGGGCGATGCGGATGAAGCTACTTTCCGGGCTTTCGGTCCTGCTGCTCTGCGGCGCGCTCCTCGGGGCGGCCGTGCCGGCGGGGGCCGGGAGCGTGTCCTACGAGTACGATGCGCTGGGGCGGCTGGAGCGGATCATCTATGACGACGGCACGGTCATCGAGTTCGTCTACGACGCCGCCGGCAACCGGACCAGCCGGGTGGTCACGCCCGGGACCTGAGGGCGCTCTTTATCTCGAGGTATCTCGGCGCGCAGGGGCGGCTTCCCGGGTTTGGCTGGGTGGCGCTTGCCGACCTTACGCTTTGCCGCTATCCCCTGCCGCCATGCCCCTGATCCCATCGCGCGGCGATCTCTTCGCGACGCCCGGCCTCCAGGGCCTCGGCCACGGCTGCAACTGCGCCGGGTCCATGGGCAAGGGGATCGCGGTGGCCTTTCGCGAACGCTGGCCGGAGATGTATGCGGCCTATAAGGAACGCTGCCGGGACGGGCGCTTCGGCCTCGGCGATGTGTTCCTCTGGGAGGAGGACGGGGTCTGCGTCTTCAACCTCGGGACCCAGAAGAGCTGGCGCAGCCGGGCCGAGCTGCCCGCGATTCGCCGTGCGGTCGCCGAGACGCTGCGCTTGGCCGAGGCCCGGGGCCTGGCCGAGGTCGCCCTGCCGCGGATCGGCGCCGGGCTCGGTGGCCTGGACTGGGACGAGGTGCGCTCTTTGCTCGAAGAGCTGACCGCGGAGTCGCCGGTCCGGCTGCTTGTCTGCGAGGACCATGTTCCGGGTGCGCCGCTGCGGCCCTTGGGTGCAGAGCCGCAGGCGGACTCCTCCGGGTGACTGCCGCCCCTTGCCGGGCGCGGCCGGCGGGCCGATCATGCCGGCGCCGCTGGAGCGGGGCCGCGCTGTGTCCGACGTCTTTCTTCTGCTGATCTCGCCCTTCGTGGGCAGCTTTCTCGGGGTGCTGGTGCTGCGGCTGCCGCGCGGCGAGGGGGTGGTGGCCGGGCGCTCGCGCTGCCCGCACTGCGGGACGACCCTGGGCGCGGCGGACCTGGTGCCGCTGCTGTCCTACCTGCTACGCGCGGGCAAGTGCCGGCACTGCGGGGCGCGGCTGTCCTGGCTCTATCCGGGGATCGAGCTGGCCGCGCTGGGGGTTGCGGGCTGGGCGCTCTGGGTGCTTTCCGGGAGCGGGCAGGCCGCGGGCTGGCTGGTCTGGGCCGGGGCGGCGCTGGGCTGGGCGCTGCTGGCCCTGGCCTTGATCGACCTGCGGCACTTCCTGCTGCCGGACGCGCTCACCCTGCCGCTGATCCCGGCCGGGCTGGCGGTGGCCTGGCTGGTCGAGCCGAGCAAGCTGCTGCCCCACGGGATCGGCGCGGCGGCCGGCTTCGCCGCCTTCACCGTGCTCACCTGGGGCTACCGGCGCTTTCGCGGGCGCGAGGGCCTGGGCCTGGGCGACGCCAAGCTCTTCGCCGCCGCCGGGGCCTGGGTCTCCTGGCAGGGGCTCGGCTCGGTGCTGCTCTGGGCCGTGCTGCCGGCGCTGGCGGTGACCCTGGTGCTGGGGCTGCGCCGCGGCGGACTGTCCGGGCGCACGCCGCTGCCCTTCGGCGCCTACCTGGCGGCGGGGCTCTGGCTGACCTGGCTCTACGGCCCGCTGCAGCCGACCTGGGCGCTGCCCTGAGCGGGCCGAGGCGCCCTGCGGTTGCAAGCCGCGCGGGATCGTATCATCCTCTTGATCTACGGCGAGACGGGGGCCGGGGGGGCCTCGTCTCGCCGTGCTCTATAGCGTTGAGTGAGGGCGGGATTCGGACCCGACGTCCGGTCGGCTTCGAAGCGTTCCGCTCCAGGTCATGAAAGGCCGCCGCCCGCGCGGTTCGTCGCGGCGGCGGGCGCAGTTCCGGGGGGAATAAGAATGCGATATGTGGTTGTTGTGCTGGCGCTGCTCTGCCTTGGCGCCTGCGCCAAGGAGGTCGTCTGGTCCAAGCCCGGCGTCACGGCCGAGCAGCTGGAGAAGGACAAGGCGGCCTGCACCAAGGAGGTTCCCAAGGCCGCCGGCGGCGGCACGGGCTCGGCGCCGACCACCTACCGGCTCAAGCAGATCCAGCCCAAGTGCATGGAAGGCCTGGGCTACACCCGGAGCCTGGAGTAGGGCGGCGCGCCGGCCCGCCGCCGGGCCGGGCGCGAAACTCGGAAAAAGTAAGCGGGCCGGTCTTCATGACCGGCCCGCTTTGCGGGGGAGTGGAGCGAGTGGGCTGAACGGTGAGGGCCTTCAGTCGCCTGACGACCTTCGTGTTCAGCCTAGGGTCGCAACTTGCCACCGGAAGGCTGCTCTCTCCGATCCTGGTGGCGGGCGGGTGACCAAGCCGGCCCGCCGGGCCACGACCATTGAGAGTGCCAACACAGGAAAAAGACTACCGCTACTCTTGCGGGAAAATCAATAGAGGAATTGCTGCCTGTCGCCTTTACGCCTTCACCGCGTCACATTTTTGCGGCCTCTAGGGAGGGGAACGGTTGCGCCCAAGGGCGCGGGGCGGCCGCGGAAACCGGCCCGAAGCGGGCGCTCTCGCGTGCGGGTTGAAACACTTTGTCGCGGCGGCGGGGCGCGGTAAACTGGCCCCGCGCCCGACGGGCCCGGGCGCCGCGATCCCGCGCTTCGGGGCCGCCGGGCGGACCGGGGCGCGGCAGCGGGTTCGGGCCGGCGGCCGAGACTGGCGACACCAAGGAGGAGAGGGACGGTCCCCATGCTGGATCGTGCCCAAGAGGTTCCGGAGATCGACGACCTGATCGGCGCGCGACTGGTCGCCCAGGGCAAGCTGGAGCAGAGCGCGCTGCAACGGGCCGAACGCGCGCGCGCGGAGAGCGGCGAGCGCCTGGACCGGGTGCTGACCCGGCTCGGCCTGGTCGGTGAGCGCGACATGGCCGAGGCCATGGCCGCCGAGCTGGAGCTGCCGATCGTCGGCGCCGAGGACTACCCCGAGGCGCCGGTCCTGGACGGCCTGCTCTCGGTGCGCTTCCTGAAGAACAGCCGGGTCCTGCCGCTCTCGGAAGACGAGGCCGGGATCGCGCTGGCCATGGCCGACCCGCTGGATCGCTTCGCGATCGAGGCCGTGGCCCTGCGCGCCGAGCGGCCGGTGCGGCCGCACGTCGCGGTGGCGGCCGAGCTGGAGAACGCGCAGGAGCGGCTCTACAGC encodes:
- a CDS encoding A24 family peptidase; amino-acid sequence: MPAPLERGRAVSDVFLLLISPFVGSFLGVLVLRLPRGEGVVAGRSRCPHCGTTLGAADLVPLLSYLLRAGKCRHCGARLSWLYPGIELAALGVAGWALWVLSGSGQAAGWLVWAGAALGWALLALALIDLRHFLLPDALTLPLIPAGLAVAWLVEPSKLLPHGIGAAAGFAAFTVLTWGYRRFRGREGLGLGDAKLFAAAGAWVSWQGLGSVLLWAVLPALAVTLVLGLRRGGLSGRTPLPFGAYLAAGLWLTWLYGPLQPTWALP
- a CDS encoding RHS repeat protein, which translates into the protein MRMKLLSGLSVLLLCGALLGAAVPAGAGSVSYEYDALGRLERIIYDDGTVIEFVYDAAGNRTSRVVTPGT
- a CDS encoding Hsp20/alpha crystallin family protein, encoding MVEKSHTAGWWPNLYEPLRSMGQKLAEWFAPRSDASAVDDYYEVNVELPGVKAGDVDVSVHDNNLVVRGEKRFEHSETGRTYFFSEREYGAFQRSFRLPPDADAEKIDAEFRDGVLRLRIAKRSATQVAGKKIEVRQA
- a CDS encoding RHS repeat-associated core domain-containing protein — protein: AALGAGAQSGDIVVQVTGASGWGAATQAVAFTAAGVDQAATPLLSQASSPGTAETAIAASITTGAKSLLVSAFGLGDQATWAPGAGETQAGYAGSGSAAGGASTEVAGPGTADMSWSGPAPPGRRRRQRRRRGRALRLRPPRRGPGRGGLGSIAFRYAGQRYDAETKLIYMRARYYSVAIGRFLSPDPIGYEDGFNLYTYAANSPLNFIDPTGLLAARSFIFDGRSLRETDYLQRTPTFLERTANFIARNEEKIVVGVRVGIAAGALLADLLTVPSGEGLAGAAAARSLGRRLIDWLLGKDQVIYNNGWQTRDGRFASPRSSGQTTYQFAERLPWDSIAQKPGWSVIRGRVYARNSAGDIRIYDGVAVSPRGRVIGLEIKTGLSRNSRQLGFDRGINTQNPASAFGENTGLVIGRAFHIKL
- a CDS encoding macro domain-containing protein yields the protein MPLIPSRGDLFATPGLQGLGHGCNCAGSMGKGIAVAFRERWPEMYAAYKERCRDGRFGLGDVFLWEEDGVCVFNLGTQKSWRSRAELPAIRRAVAETLRLAEARGLAEVALPRIGAGLGGLDWDEVRSLLEELTAESPVRLLVCEDHVPGAPLRPLGAEPQADSSG